The Raphanus sativus cultivar WK10039 chromosome 2, ASM80110v3, whole genome shotgun sequence genome includes a region encoding these proteins:
- the LOC108842347 gene encoding potassium transporter 7, with amino-acid sequence MAEESSFDGSEKEEIGSSRGGFGDLGSMDSIESRWVTQDDDDSEIDVDDEDDDDDDEDDELYGTGLESEDEEIAEHRLIRARPRADSFDVEALDVPGASRDYYEDLTVGRRVLLAFQTLGVVFGDVGISPLYTFSVMFSKSPVQEQEDVIGALSLVLYTLLLITFVKYVLLVLWANDNGEGGTFALYSLISRHAKISLIPNQLRSDARISSFRLKVPCPELERSLKLKEKLETSLVLKKLLLVIVLAGTSMVIADGVVTPAMSVMSAVGGLKVGVDAVKQDQVVMISVAFLVILFSLQKYGTSKMGLVVGPALLIWFCCLAGIGIHNLVKYDSSVYRAFNPVHIYYFFKRNSINAWYALGGCILCATGSEALFADLCYFSVRSVQLTFVFLVLPCLTLGYMGQAAYLMENHADANRAFFSSVPGAAFWPVLFIANVAALIASRTMTTATFSCIKQSTALGCFPRLKIIHTSRKFMGQIYIPVLNWFLLAVCLVVVCSISSVSEIGNAYGMVELGVMMTTTILVTLIMLLIWQINIILVFAFLIVFLGVELIFFSSVIASVGDGSWIILVFAVIMFGIMYVWNYGSKLKYETEVQEKLSMDLMRELGCNLGTIRAPGIGLLYNELVKGVPAIFGHFLTTLPAIHSMVIFVCIKYVPVPVVPQNERFLFRRVCTKSYHLFRCIARYGYKDARKENHQAFEQLLIESLEKFIRREAQERSLESDGHHDSDSEEDFAGTRVVIGPNGSMYSMGDPLLSEYIELNKPIMEMNSSSDHTNHHPFDASSDSSVSEAEQSLERELSFIHQAKASGVVYLLGHGDIRARKDSWFIKKLVINYFYAFLRKNCRRGIANLSVPQSHLMQVGMTYMV; translated from the exons atggcgGAGGAGAGCAGCTTCGATGGCTCCGAGAAGGAAGAGATCGGTAGCTCACGCGGTGGCTTCGGAGATTTGGGGTCTATGGACTCTATCGAGTCTCGATGGGTTACTCAAGACGACGATGATTCCGAAATCGACGTTGACGACgaagacgatgatgatgacgatgaagaCGACGAACTATACGGAACCGGACTTGAATCGGAGGACGAGGAGATAGCGGAGCACCGCCTGATCCGTGCTCGTCCCCGTGCTGACTCCTTCGACGTGGAAGCTCTCGACGTTCCAGGTGCTTCGAGGGATTACTACGAG GACTTGACTGTGGGAAGGAGAGTGTTGCTTGCGTTCCAGACGCTAGGGGTTGTATTTGGAGACGTAGGAATCAGTCCATTGTATACTTTCAGTGTTATGTTCAGTAAATCACCTGTACAAGAGCAAGAAGATGTCATTGGAGCCTTGTCATTAGTGTTATACACTTTACTTTTGATCACTTTTGTTAAATACGTTCTTCTTGTTCTATGGGCAAATGATAATGGTGAAG GTGGGACTTTTGCGTTATACTCGTTGATCTCTCGTCATGCCAAGATTAGTCTTATTCCTAATCAGCTTCGCTCAGACGCCCGGATTTCAAGTTTTAGGCTGAAGGTGCCTTGCCCTGAGCTTGAGAGATCATTGAAACTGAAAGAAAAACTCGAGACTTCGTTAGTTCTGAAGAAACTTCTCCTCGTGATAGTTCTCGCTGGAACTTCCATGGTGATTGCTGATGGGGTTGTTACTCCTGCAATGTCAG TAATGTCAGCTGTGGGTGGACTTAAGGTAGGAGTTGATGCAGTTAAGCAAG ATCAAGTGGTGATGATTTCGGTTGCATTTCTGGTGATACTGTTTAGTCTACAAAAGTATGGGACGAGTAAGATGGGACTAGTTGTCGGTCCCGCCTTACTTATATGGTTCTGCTGTCTTGCTGGTATTGGCATTCACAACCTGGTCAAATACGATAGCAGTGTTTACAGAGCATTTAACCCTGTCCACATCTATTATTTCTTCAAGAGGAACTCTATAAATGCGTGGTATGCTCTGGGAGGTTGCATTCTCTGTGCTACAG GCTCAGAGGCATTGTTTGCAGACCTTTGCTACTTTTCTGTTAGATCGGTTCAG ctTACGTTTGTGTTTCTCGTCCTGCCGTGCCTCACGTTGGGCTATATGGGACAAGCTGCATACCTGATGGAGAATCATGCAGATGCTAATCGAGCTTTCTTTTCATCTGTTCCAG GTGCTGCATTCTGGCCGGTTCTTTTCATAGCCAACGTTGCAGCTTTGATTGCCAGTCGCACAATGACGACTGCAACATTTTCATGTATTAAACAATCAACAGCTCTGGGTTGTTTCCCCCGTCTTAAAATTATTCACACTTCTCGGAAATTTATGGGTCAGATCTATATACCTGTCCTTAACTGGTTCCTGCTTGCCGTTTGCCTGGTCGTTGTCTGCTCAATCTCAAGTGTCAGTGAGATTGGAAATGCATATG GGATGGTTGAGCTTGGAGTGATGATGACAACGACAATTCTAGTGACGTTAATCATGCTTCTTATATGGCAGATAAACATAATACTAGTGTTTGCGTTTCTGATAGTTTTCCTCGGAGTGGAACTAATCTTTTTCTCGTCAGTTATAGCGAGTGTCGGGGATGGAAGCTGGATAATATTGGTTTTTGCAGTAATCATGTTTGGTATAATGTATGTTTGGAACTATGGAAGTAAGCTCAAGTACGAAACAGAAGTCCAAGAAAAGCTGTCAATGGATTTGATGAGAGAACTTGGGTGCAACCTGGGAACAATAAGAGCTCCCGGTATCGGTTTGCTATACAACGAGTTAGTGAAGGGCGTACCAGCAATATTTGGTCATTTTCTGACTACTCTTCCTGCAATCCACTCCATGGTGATTTTTGTCTGCATCAAATACGTCCCGGTACCAGTTGTGCCCCAGAATGAGAGGTTCCTCTTCAGACGTGTCTGCACCAAAAGCTATCACTTATTCCGTTGCATTGCCAG GTATGGTTACAAGGATGCAAGAAAAGAGAACCACCAAGCATTCGAGCAGCTGCTGATTGAGAGCCTCGAGAAGTTTATACGGAGAGAGGCTCAAGAACGTTCACTGGAGAGCGACGGGCACCATGATTCAGACTCAGAGGAAGATTTTGCAGGTACTAGAGTTGTGATCGGCCCCAACGGAAGCATGTACTCGATGGGCGATCCACTTCTCTCAGAGTACATTGAGTTAAACAAACCGATCATGGAAATGAACAGTTCTTCTGATCATACAAACCACCATCCCTTTGACGCCTCGTCTGACTCCTCTGTATCTGAAGCGGAGCAGAGCCTGGAGAGAGAGTTGTCGTTCATACACCAAGCCAAAGCATCAGGGGTGGTGTATCTACTCGGACATGGTGATATAAGAGCAAGAAAAGATTCATGGTTCATCAAGAAGTTAGTCATTAATTACTTTTACGCATTCTTGAGGAAAAACTGCAGAAGAGGAATTGCAAATTTGAGTGTGCCTCAGTCCCATCTGATGCAGGTCGGCATGACATACATGGTCTGA
- the LOC108841208 gene encoding uncharacterized protein LOC108841208 has protein sequence MFDHLKLARCFSFTASRDWLFKQSFSNAGLRSVITDLSHNNPLSSTTTTSMHCWIPKSPNRSKPNLLLLHGFGANAMWQYGEHLRAFTSRFNVYVPDLLFFGLSSTSEPNRSESFQAQCLIRLMEAHGVKRMSIVGISYGGFVGYSLAAQFPEKVEKIVLCCAGVCLEEKDMEDGLFKVPNLEEATGILIPQTPEKLKELIRFSFVKPIKGVPSFFLWDFIDVMCMEFVEEKRDLIKSILKDRRLSDLPRIKQKSLIIWGEEDQIFPLELGYRLKRHIGDNAEIMVIKKAGHAVNLEKSKEFLKHLKSFLIDSL, from the exons atgtttgATCATCTGAAACTGGCGCGATGCTTCAGCTTCACGGCATCGCGCGATTGGTTATTCAAACAATCATTCTCAAACGCCGGTCTCCGTTCCGTCATCACCGATCTCTCCCACAACAATCCCCTCTCATCGACGACGACGACGTCTATGCATTGTTGGATCCCTAAATCTCCAAACCGATCGAAACctaatctcctcctcctccacggCTTCGGAGCCAACGCAATGTGGCAATACGGAGAACATCTCCGAGCTTTCACTAGCCGGTTCAACGTATACGTCCCTGACCTCCTCTTCTTCGGTTTATCTTCAACATCGGAACCAAACCGGTCCGAATCTTTCCAAGCTCAATGTCTGATAAGGCTAATGGAAGCGCATGGTGTCAAGAGGATGAGCATTGTCGGAATCAGCTACGGTGGATTCGTTGGGTACAGTTTAGCGGCGCAGTTCCCAGAGAAAGTGGAGAAGATTGTGTTATGCTGCGCCGGGGTTTGCCTTGAGGAGAAAGATATGGAGGATGGGTTGTTTAAGGTTCCGAATCTTGAAGAAGCCACTGGGATTTTGATTCCTCAGACGCCGGAGAAGCTTAAGGAGCTTATTAGATTCTCTTTCGTTAAGCCTATCAAAGGTGTTCCATCGTTTTTTCTTTGGGACTTTATAGAT GTAATGTGTATGGAGTTTGTAGAGGAGAAGAGAGATTTGATCAAATCAATACTTAAAGATCGGAGACTTTCAGATCTTCCTAGGATCAAACAG AAATCTTTGATCATATGGGGAGAAGAAGATCAAATATTTCCACTTGAGCTTGGTTACAGattaaaaag ACATATAGGAGACAATGCAGAGATAATGGTGATCAAGAAGGCAGGACATGCTGTGAATTTGGAGAAGTCTAAAGAGTTCCTCAAGCACTTGAAATCCTTTCTCATTGACTCTTTGTGA
- the LOC108839138 gene encoding protein EXORDIUM-like 4, producing MAYTYRLAALLVLLSASVGFSSALTLKLNSTLSNSWNNTPWDRTTPPRGNINLNISLSVRKHISFNISPLVEPQMVEFNGTLSRRNISLQENNHLNIVWYGNFTRFQRAVIVDFIRSLNSPAAAAAKGPSVASWWKATEKNKGGGAPKIVLGKQLLLEDYPLGKSLKNPHLRALSGKLNGGGAGSITAVLTAKDVTVEGFCMNRCGAHVSKSSSVDGGAYVWVGNSEEQCPGYCAWPFHQPLNGPHQSPPLIAPNGDVGVDGMIINLATLLVNTATNTVKSGYINADREPARVYCDNRFGSGAYPGYAGRVLVDKTTGASYNALGLAGRKYLLPAMWDPQAGECRTLV from the coding sequence aTGGCCTATACATACCGTTTAGCCGCTCTTCTCGTACTACTCTCCGCCTCCGTCGGTTTCTCCTCCGCTCTAACGCTGAAGTTAAACAGCACTCTCTCGAACAGCTGGAACAACACTCCCTGGGACCGCACTACTCCCCCGAGAGGAAACATCAATCTCAATATAAGCCTTTCAGTTCGAAAACACATCAGTTTCAATATAAGCCCGTTGGTCGAACCTCAAATGGTGGAGTTCAACGGCACTCTCTCGAGAAGAAACATCAGCCTCCAAGAAAACAACCATCTAAATATCGTTTGGTACGGAAATTTCACACGATTTCAACGGGCCGTCATCGTCGACTTCATCCGTTCCCTAAACTCccccgccgccgccgccgcaaAAGGTCCCTCCGTCGCGTCATGGTGGAAGGCGACGGAGAAGAACAAAGGCGGCGGCGCGCCAAAGATCGTCCTCGGTAAACAGCTCCTCCTCGAGGACTACCCTCTCGGAAAATCCTTAAAAAATCCTCACCTCCGAGCCCTGTCAGGCAAACTTAACGGAGGCGGTGCTGGGTCGATAACCGCCGTTTTAACGGCCAAAGACGTGACCGTTGAGGGGTTCTGCATGAACCGGTGCGGGGCTCACGTGTCGAAGTCAAGTTCCGTTGACGGTGGAGCTTACGTATGGGTCGGAAACTCTGAAGAGCAGTGTCCTGGCTACTGCGCGTGGCCGTTTCATCAGCCGTTAAACGGACCTCATCAGTCTCCGCCTTTAATCGCTCCTAACGGTGACGTTGGAGTTGACGGAATGATTATTAACCTCGCGACGCTACTGGTTAACACCGCCACGAACACGGTTAAAAGCGGTTACATTAATGCGGATCGAGAACCCGCCAGAGTATACTGTGACAACAGGTTCGGGTCCGGTGCTTACCCGGGTTACGCGGGTCGGGTTCTTGTGGACAAAACTACCGGAGCGAGTTACAACGCTTTGGGTCTAGCTGGTAGGAAATATCTTTTACCGGCGATGTGGGACCCTCAGGCTGGGGAGTGTAGGACTTTGGTTTAA
- the LOC108821585 gene encoding pentatricopeptide repeat-containing protein At5g09450, mitochondrial: MATRSIFHSIRARLTNGGVVGSNYIRNAEPSPFSKPYSADAAIGGSPVEEPEEKDDLRSRIFRLRLPKRSATTVLEKWVGEGNQITVNELRDISRELRRTRRYKHALEVTEYLVQNEESNISDADYASRIDLISKVFGIDAAERYFEGLQLASKTPETYTSLLHAYAASKQTERAEALFKRIVESESLTFGAITYNEMMTLYMSVGEVEKVHEVIQVLKRKKVSPDIFTYNLWLSSCAATFSIDELRKILEEMRCDGGGSNEGWARYIDLTSIYIDSSRLTNAESSSPVESEKSISQREWVTYDFVMILHTGLGNKDMVDQIWKSLRNTNQKLSSRSYICVISSYLMLGHLREAGEVVDQWKESKTTEFDASACLRILSAFRDVGLEEKASDFQLLLVEKKCSLEDEVS; encoded by the exons ATGGCAACTCGCTCGATCTTCCATAGTATTAGAGC TCGATTGACAAATGGTGGTGTTGTCGGAAGCAATTACATTCGAAACGCCGAACCTAGTCCTTTCTCCAAGCCGTACAGTGCTGACGCGGCAATCGGAGGCTCGCCTGTCGAGGAACCAGAGGAGAAAGACGATCTGAGGAGCAGGATTTTCAGATTGAGACTTCCGAAGCGGAGCGCGACGACCGTTCTCGAGAAATGGGTTGGCGAAGGGAATCAGATAACAGTTAACGAACTTCGAGACATCTCCAGAGAGCTCAGAAGAACTCGCCGTTACAAACACGCTCTCGAG GTTACAGAGTATTTGGTTCAGAATGAAGAATCTAATATCTCAGACGCTGATTACGCATCGCGTATAGATCTGATTTCAAAAGTGTTCGGGATCGATGCAGCCGAACGCTACTTCGAAGGTCTGCAACTAGCTTCGAAGACACCTGAAACCTATACTTCTCTCCTTCATGCTTACGCTGCCTCCAAACAAACCGAACGGGCCGAGGCCTTGTTCAAGAGAATCGTTGAGAGTGAGAGTCTCACCTTCGGTGCCATCACGTACAACGAGATGATGACTCTGTACATGTCAGTTGGAGAAGTTGAGAAAGTTCATGAGGTTATCCAAGTGTTAAAGCGCAAAAAGGTTTCTCCTGATATCTTTACTTACAACCTGTGGCTGAGTTCATGCGCTGCAACGTTTAGTATTGATGAGCTTAGAAAGATTCTTGAGGAGATGAGGTGTGATGGTGGTGGTTCGAACGAGGGTTGGGCTCGGTATATCGATCTTACTAGTATCTACATTGACAGTAGTCGGTTAACGAACGCAGAGTCCAGCTCACCGGTTGAGTCTGAGAAGTCTATTTCGCAAAGAGAGTGGGTGACGTATGACTTTGTTATGATTCTGCACACTGGGTTGGGAAACAAGGATATGGTAGATCAGATCTGGAAGTCTCTGAGAAACACTAACCAGAAGCTGAGCAGCAGAAGCTACATATGTGTTATTTCGTCTTATCTAATGCTTGGTCATTTGAGAGAAGCAGGGGAAGTTGTGGATCAGTGGAAGGAGTCTAAAACGACGGAGTTTGATGCTTCTGCTTGTTTGAGGATCTTGAGTGCTTTTAGAGATGTCGGGTTAGAGGAAAAAGCTAGCGACTTTCAGTTGCTTTTGGTGGAGAAAAAATGCAGCTTGGAAGACGAGGTATCATAA
- the LOC108841089 gene encoding 40S ribosomal protein S15-2 has product MDQVESDVPTAALAKKRTFKKFSYKGVDLDALLDMPTDDLVKLFPARIQRRLSRGLTRKPLALIKKLRNAKRNAPAGEKPEVVRTHLRNMVIMPEMIGSVIGVYNGKTFNQIEIKPEMIGHYLAEFSISYKPVKHGRPGQGATHSSRFIPLK; this is encoded by the exons ATG GATCAAGTCGAATCAGACGTTCCCACAGCTGCTCTCGCGAAGAAGAGAACGTTCAAGAAGTTCTCCTACAAAGGAGTTGATCTCGATGCTCTTCTTGACATGCCCACCGATGATCTTGTCAAGCTCTTCCCTGCTCGTATTCAAAGAAG GTTGTCTAGAGGTCTGACGAGGAAGCCTTTGGCTCTCATAAAAAAATTGCGCAACGcg AAAAGGAATGCGCCTGCTGGTGAAAAGCCAGAAGTAGTGAGAACACATCTAAGGAACATGGTGATTATGCCTGAAATGATTGGAAGCGTCATTGGTGTGTACAACGGAAAAACGTTTAACCAGATCGAGATCAAACCGGAGATGATTGGACACTACCTTGCGGAGTTCTCAATCTCTTACAAACCGGTTAAGCACGGTAGGCCTGGTCAGGGTGCCACACACTCCTCTAGGTTTATCCCTCTCAAGTGA
- the LOC108840526 gene encoding 40S ribosomal protein S15-4-like encodes MADEAAKAGIVKKRTFKKFAFKGVDLDALLDMSTDDLVKLFSSRIRRRFSRGLTRKPMALIKKLRKAKRDAPAGEKPEAVRTHLRNMIIVPEMIGSIIGVYNGKTFNQVEIKPEMIGHYLAEFSISYKPVKHGRPGVGATNSSRFIPLK; translated from the exons ATG GCGGATGAGGCTGCTAAGGCCGGGATCGTGAAAAAGAGAACGTTCAAGAAATTCGCCTTCAAAGGAGTCGATCTCGATGCTCTTCTCGACATGTCTACTGATGATCTTGTCAAGCTCTTCAGTTCCCGTATTCGCAGAAG GTTCTCTAGAGGGTTGACCAGGAAGCCTATGGCTTTGATCAAGAAATTGCGAAAAGCG AAAAGGGATGCGCCAGCTGGTGAGAAGCCAGAAGCAGTGAGAACCCACCTAAGGAACATGATCATCGTGCCTGAAATGATTGGAAGCATCATTGGTGTATACAACGGGAAGACATTTAACCAAGTCGAGATCAAACCAGAGATGATTGGTCATTACTTGGCTGAGTTTTCAATCTCATATAAGCCTGTTAAGCATGGTAGGCCTGGTGTTGGTGCCACCAATTCCTCCAGGTTTATCCCTCTCAAGTGA